The window GTATGTGGATTTTAACAAAAAGATCGTAGAGTCCATGTAAGAATGAAAGAAATTCAGAATAACCAACACAGTATCAGTGGAGATAAAACTGGaggacacagatacacactcacacatgtagatacacctacacagacacatgcattcGTCCAcaagcacacagatacacacccagacacacccatgcacacactcacacacccagacacacccatgcacacactcacacacccatgcacacactcacacacccagacacacccatgcacactcacacacccagacacacctatgcacacactcacacacccagacacacccatgcacacactcacacacccagacacacccatgcacacactcacacacccagacacacccatgcacactcacacacccagacacacccatgcacactcacacacccagacacacccatgcacacactcacacacccagacacacccatgcacacactcacacacccagacacacccatgcacactcacacacccatgcacactcacacacacacacccatgcacacactcacacacccagacacacccatgcacactcacacacacacccatgcacactcacacacacacccatgcacacactcacacacccagacacacccatgcacactcacacacccagacacacccatgcacacactcacacacccagacacacccatgcacactcacacacccagacacacccatgcacactcacacacacacacacaaacgcatgcacacacacacacacaaacgcatgcacacactcacacacacacacacacccatgcacacagatactcagacacacacacacacacacaaacgcatgcacacactcacacacccagacacacccatgcacactcacacacacacccatgcacacactcacacacccagacacacccatgcacacactcacacacacactcacacacccatgcacactcacacacacacccatgcacacacacacccagacacacccatgcacacacacacccagacacacccatgcacacacacacacacaaacgcatgcacactcacacacacacccaggcacacactcacacacccagacacacccatgcacactcacacacacacacacacaaacgcatgcacacacacacacacaaacgcatgcacactcacacacccagacacacccatgcacacacacacacagacacacacacagcaggggaAGGCGACACAGACTCCACGGAGGAGCCACCGTGACGATGGAGGTACCTGAGGAACACATCTGCCTCTAAGTCAGAATGGACACAGCAGcacacagcatcaggaaggttctGTACCTCTAGAATGGGgacacaccatgaccatggaCTGACCACAACAAATATCCCAGTGGGTCATTATACTAATAACTTCCATAAACAGTTACccacaaatggaaaagaaagtcAGATCAGATCCTTACCACACACAGGATCCGTTGTGGGTAAACTgagaaacatgaaacacaaaatctaaatcaaggaaggaaggaaggaaggaaggaaagaaggaaggaaggaaggaaggaaggaaggaaggaaggaaggaaggaaagaaggaaggagggagggagggagggagggagggagggagggagggatccagGAAGGAGCCTTAGGGTTTCTGTCCCTGGGGGGAAAATTCTTCAGATTAAAAAATGCAAGCCATAAGATGTTTTATTCTTTGagcacataaaaattaaaaaggtctTCTCACCAAAAGATGTCAGAAAAGTGAAGGTCTGTCAGCAGCTTGCACAAATTAGTAACACATAAAACCAGGGAAAGGTGCAATATGGAAAGAAGCCTAACTTCCCAAGATAAGAAGCAGCAGGAGGTTTAAACAGGAAAGGGGCAATGCCCATGTCCCACAAACCCAACACTGAGAGGCCCAACTGCTTCCACATCAACTGATTAAACTCTGGAAAATGCAAGTTAAGGCCACAATGAAATGCTGTTTAAATCTAGCAGGGTAGCAACTATTTCCTTGCccaacaagaggctcccaggttGGGAGGAAGGGGGCCTCGTTGGTGGCTGAGGGGAGCATGCAGCGCAAACACCTGGCAATCCCTGGGGAGAGCCCGGGTTTGGTAGCCATGCTTACCAACCCCAGGGCCACTTCTGCACATGTGCGACAGTGTAATAACAAAAACCAGGATGCAGCAAAAATAAGCAGCAGCTATGGAATCAGTCACGTATCCCATGGGGCGCTAAAAGAAGAAAGAGCGGATAAGGGAGACCAATGCTGCTCACCGATAACAGCCGCAAGACGTAGAAAAGATCAGAAAGCCAGAGGAATCATGAATACAAATCCTGGGCTCACAACCTTAGCATGGGATACACAGAGggaggcaggggagagggaggtgggcaCCCGTGTTTCTCCAACACAGCTGGGAGGCAGGAAACAGATCTGCTCCGGGCTTACTAGTACTATACAGACGCTTTGAAAGAAACCTACGGATACAGGTATTTAACAGTTAAAATACGTTTCAGTGAGTGAAAGAGAGGAAATACTTCAAACTGGATTTAAAAACCACAGTCTTACCAGGATAAGAATGATTCTGTTTATTTGAAGATATTTCTGAAAGCGTATCCAGGGAATCTGACAGCCTGAGAATAAAACAGAGCACACCACGTTAGGTGTAGCTGGCCTCCCGGGCCTGGTGGCCTCTTCTCACGTCAGCTGTGCTTGTTTTcccactcattcattcaacaaGCAGCTATTGGGCAGCCCCATGAGCCAGGAAAAGAGCTTGACTCTAGCATGGGAGACGGGCAATACGCAGATGGAGTGGGTCTCCACTACCAAGGACAGGTAGGCTGGGAAAGTCAGTTCGTTTGAAACCTGACTTCTCACATGTATTTGCTTGGTGGCTTCTgcagagctgggaattgaaccctggaccTTGACACATGACAGACAAGTACCCTGCCACTACACTGTACCCACagccctgttgttgttgttgttgctgctgctgctgctgctgctgctgttgttactgctgctgctattcAGTACTAGGAATTGGACCCATGATAACTTCTGactttgctttaaaattttatcCTCAAAGGTTAAAACTAAAAAGCATGGAGATTATTTTATACCAAGTTTAACAAATGTAAGATTAAAATTGTAAAACTATCACCAACAGTTATTAGAAAAAAGAGACTTCCTGAATTTGTGTACGTGTATAATTGTTTCAGTAACAAAATCTGTGCTTGACTCTGCCCACACTGCAAAGGTCACCTTCCCAGTGAGTATCTCCCCGTTTTTTTGATATtcaaatcattattttttaaaaagtcagttccTGAAAGCCTCATTTTTCTTCAGCCATTTACTGACCTAAATCTGCAAGACCTTCATCTGCAAACACTTCTCCCAACACACTTtgtctccatcaaaattcctgcAGTACTGCAGTGTGTCAGGCTGCACCTCACTGCTTTTATGGGCACACAACACGTGACAATTGAGGAGGGGTGGACGGACAGGGCCTAAGTCTGGTAGGCAGCAGGTCCTGGGGTGAAGAGGTGCTGGGCAGCTGAGAGGAACCTACTTCTAGAGGTGATGAGTTCATTAGAAATAATTCCAACAGAAAAACAAGAACGGGATGTTTCTGGGGACCAGTTAGGCAGTGGGTAAGTTTCCTCAGATGGTCTTTAAAGAATATTCGCAGATGCTATTAACCAAAACAATTTACTAAATGAAAATTGTATAATGACAGATAGATCGGGAAATCTATTCAAACAGAGGAAGTCACATGGGTGGATCCTGGGACAAGCACACATTCTAAAAATGCCAGGGGGGGCATAAAAAGCCAGCTATGACCCTGTGAAGCAGTAGGGGTCACAGAGTGACTAGTCACCAAGACAGTCTCCCCCAGCCCCTAGAGTAAAATCTTCCCGTCCTGAAGACCAGCAGGGCCTTTTAAGAGCTCCAAACTGGCTTGCATTAGAAATGCCTTAAAATCGGAGACCGTGTCTGTTTTGTTTGCTCATAGAATGCCTAGCGCAGCACAAAGTGCGAAAAGACACTTAATAGTATTTGATGATGATGAATGAGACAATCAGAAGATGACAGGAAGACAGCTGGATAGAGACTGGTTTATTTCAACAGAGCCCTGTTTCTTTTAAGGAGTGGGGGTTGCTTTCACTACCTTGGAGAAGACCAAACAGAAGGCAAGAGAAAGGGGGTGAGGCCATGTGTGCTCTGTACCACAGCAGTGAAAATACAAAactacagggaaaaaaaaatgtgacctCACAAATGAAGGCGGAGCAAAGGCTGCTGCGGTGTGAAGGGCACAGAACTGGCAACGGGGTCTGCTGGTACCCATTGTGCCTGAATATGCCAAGACGAACCCCAGTCCTTGTGATGGGGAGACAAATCAAACTTGTGTAAGGTAATGTGTCaaccgcccgcccgcccgccagACACAGGTCCACAGAGACTCGCAGAAGCTCGGGAACTACTAAGGTTATGAGGCAAGGAGTTCACTTGTGACTCCAGAGAATGGGGATTCAAATCCCCACTGCGGCATCCGGTATCATTCACTGGACCTGGGGCAATCACAAGCCCTGCTGGATGAGATGCTTTAGGTCACAGACACAGGGACAAAGCTGAGGATCGTTCCCAGCAGTGGTTTGTGCTCGTGGCTAAACGCATGGGCCTAGGAAAGACGGGAAACTAACACAGCCAGGCCATGCTAGCTCTTCCGTTACCCAGCGATGCGACCTCTGCTTTTTCTATGGAGCACTAGATTCCCACCTGTGATGTGGGAATAAACATAGCAGCTCGTGGCTCCTTGGGTCTGCAGAGGACAATGGCGTGTACCACTTAGGTGCTCAGTATAGAGCCTACCGTTAAATGTTCAGTAAGGGTTGGTGATGCTTAGGGTTATTTTCCAACTCACCTGACCAGGTACTTATGAGGATCAAACAACACCTAGGGAAGACAACTTACGAGCTACAAAGTACTGTATGCTGAAGGCTTCATGGTTGTAAAGAATAATGCATCAAGTACACGGCAAATGAAGAGAATTAACACCTGAGGGAtttgtaagaaaaagaaaaaactgggggctggggatttagctcagtggtagagcgcttacctaggaagcgcaaggccctgggtttggtccccagctccgaaaaaaagaaccaaaaaaaaaaaaaaaaaaaaaaaaaagaaaagaaaagaaaagaaaaaactgagggagaaataagatttaaaaataacaaaaacaaaaaaaactttgaTTTGACCAGAAACCATCAGCGTCCAGTTAAATGGGAACCGGCAGGGACTCCCAGTCCACCACCACCATGCTTCTAGTCTCGTGAGTACGACTCCACCACATATGTTATATCTGGCCCAGAGATTATAATCCCCTTTTCTAGCCTCTGAAGAACAGACAGAACCAGTTTCTTCCAGCTCCACGTTCCGCCAGAATGTCACCAGGGCCCGTGTTTTGGATAAGCTTGCTTTCGAAACCCAGAGTGAGGTGACACGTGAATACATTGCCTTACCATGAAACACTCAGGAGGCTTGTTACATATAAATCCCTGAGACTTCGCTTCCCCCCGGAGAGCTACTGCCTATCTATTTTTGAAAACTAAGGAAATCAGAGGAAAAAGCCATTTTGGTTCCATTAGGTTTGTAGGAGAGTGAATGGGTGCCTGCTGGCAGGAAATTTAATGTAGTTAGGATGTGACTGAAGCAATCAGAGagcatttttacttttgtttgcaTGACGGATTAAGCTGGCTCCTCGAACTGTTCTTAGCTGCAAACGCCACTTCTAATAGCCTACACACACTCGCAGGGTTTGCaaatgaggaagaaaggaggtTTTTAAAATTGCAAATCCTCAGCAAGGCAAATTTAGCTTCCCACGAGCCTTCCCTCTGAGGAAGGTGGCAGGTTAACCCGTTGAAGGAACACATGTGTGCTTATCTTCCCAATGAACTCAGGGTCCCCGTGTGTCACAGGGGGTTGGCAGAGCTTCTGTGAATAGATGCACATCCCGGTTTCTCCTCACCTCTGTACCCTGGATGGGGGCGCAAATATTCCATATCTCGGAGAGCAACTAAAATACTGCACACCTCCAACCGAACCGTCATTCTTCCCATGGGGCTTCTCCAGCTCTATGCCGTACCAATACCCTAGAACATGAATACTGCATTTTAAAGGCATCCGATCCGTACTTCATTCACAACCACTGTGTGGTAATACGGACCCAAAGACGGCTCCGTGTTTTCACAAATGACCGAGATGATGGGAGATCATCATGATCTCTAAGCTTTGAgatgataaaattataaaataaaacttgaaaacctgAAAGGCGGGAGAGACATTTTAGTGCCGTAATTGCAGAGCAGTGTATTAAGGGAGGAAAAATGAAACGCACAAACTCAGATTTGCAGGGAATTAGCCATTATGCAAGGGGAGAGCCACCAAAATACATCTTAAGGCTATAATGCAAAAGAAACCGTCCTTGGCTCTAACATAGCGTGCTTCCCCTGCGAAAGCGGCACAGAAAGCTACTGAGGCCCATGAGTCCTCAGGTGGACAGCTCTCGCCATCTCACCCCCTCAGAGGAGAACACTGCAAACAACTATTAAATAATTAAGCAAGGGCAGAGATAACACGGCAGACACGGTGACACCGCTCCGTCTTCTAAGTAAATGAAAGGACGTGGGTTTGCTAATAGGAGAACCTGTCTTAAAAGACAGTATCTATGGGGCTAGCTGTGAGAAAATCGAGTCCCTGGAGATATGAAAACAAGCAGCATGGCTGCACTCCAGGAGCATGAGAGTGGTGGACATATTCTAAAGCAGGGATTCCTGGGGTTTCCATGATCAGGTAAACAGGCCTCACAGTTCTCGAGCTTGTAGTCCAAGCATTTTCGGCACAGGAGTGACCTCTTTTGCTCTTTTGCCATCCATAGCAGATAAGGAATGGGTGTGTGACCATTTGCCTTCTGGCACAGTAGTTGTGAAAACAGCCTATCAGAGAGCTATGCTCTGTACTCACTAGTGTGATACGTAAGGGAGGCCCAAGGGAGGCTTGAATTCTAACGAGGATCAAACAGAGCACCAGCTTAAACGGAAAGTGGCATTAATCAAAGAAGAGAGAGCAGCTAGAGACATCTGCCCGGTTCTCATGCTTCTGTCTCGTACACGCAGCGGACATTCCTGGTGAACTGGCGGGGTCTCTGTCAAGTGAAGCAGCAGCCATGCTGAGCCACCAGCTCAGAGCAGAGGAACCTAAACCTATGAAGGTCCAGGGTCCTCTTCCAGATCATAGGCTCCCGGGTGTGCAGGTGCCCTCTCTGCACCAGCCAGCGGGAGCTGGGGCTTGAGGACCAGGACAGAatggtgctgctgctgcctcctgctACTGCTGTGATGCAGGATTGTTACAGCTTTGGTCAGATGACACTGTGGCGGGCTAATCTGTTGGTTTGCAGATAGAGTAAGATGTCAACTGCTTTGTGGGTCCTGACAGACGTTAAGCTACAAACTTTTCCCTTTCAGCCTTGTAGATGACCTTTCCTAAATGCTGCGATGCCACCGTGTGTTAATATGGTGCACTGCTACTAAACCTCGACTTCAGCTCTGTATACAGCTGGCTTCTAATCTGTGCAAACACACAAGGAGATAATCTTTACCTCCATGTGTACGTATATAAAACTGTGTGGGTTTATGTGCACCGGGTGTGCAGATGTCTATGGAGGCCAGGAGGTATCGAATCCCCTGAATCTGCAGTAGCAGGCAGGTATGAGCCACCCGATGTAgcttcctgggaactgaacccaggtcctctgcaagagcagtcagtgctcttaaccactgagtcatccctccagcaCCAATCTTTCCTTTAGGAAACACAGTACTAGGTCAACTGGGATGAATATTTAAGTTCGCAGACATGTATTTTTTTAGGTTCCAGGGCATGCAACAACTTTTATATCTTTGCTTTTCTCTCCAAGCCATcctgataaataaaataaaataaaaaaacccaagatgGTCCATCTCCCTACTCGACTCCAGGATTGTCCTGGAGTGTGGGAGGGGTGACTATCCTGAAATACTTTCCAGGTATTTAGCACACTCTGCAGTCAGAATAAACTACATTAGTCAAAACTAATTTTGATATTAGACAAATGTTCAACACAGTTGGCAAGAGTCAGTCTAGTACAGACAGCTAGTCAGTTTGGAACAGACAGCTAGTCAGTCTAGTACAGACAGCTAGTCAGTCTGGTACAGACAGCTAGTCAGTTTGGAACAGACAGCTAGTCAGTCTAGTACAGGCAGCTAGTCAGTCTAGAACAGGCAGCTAGTCAGTCTGGTACAGACAGCTAGTCAGTCTGGTACAGACAGCTAGTCAGTCTAGAACAGGCAGCTAGTCAGTCTAGTACAGACAGCTAGTCAGTCTAGAACAGACAGCTAGTCAGTCTAGTACAGACAGCTAGTCAGTCTGGTACAGACAGCTAGTCAGTCTAGTACAGACAGCTAGTCAGTCTAGTACAGACAGCTAGTCAGTCTAGAACAGACAGCTAGTCAGTCTGGTACAGACAGCTAGTCAGTCTGGTACAGATAGCTAGTCAGTCTGGTACAGGCAGCTGTGTCACTTTCCATTCTCTGCCTTTGCCCCCAGCCACAAGAATGGGAAGGGAGGTGGTCCCTAGGACTAAGTCTCATCTGCTGTGTGAGTTTTAAACCTTTTGTACAAAATTCTTGtcaaaccaagactatttggggACGTTACCTGGAGCAAAGTTTGTTGTCCCAAAGAACTTAATGGTCCCCACTCTCTGGCCTACCACCAGCACCCTTTCTCCAAGGCGGAGTGCTCCTTCACGGTGAGTGTTATTTGCTGCAGATGTTGTTGAAGATTTCAAACCTGTTCAAGTGGTGGGTAGGAGGtatggggagggaagaggaagaagaaagaaaacaaaggaaggaaaaactCAAAAGAGCACATTAGTTTTTAAAACTCACTCCACGTGCGCTAACTAGTCTGGTTAATTGGACATTTCACCACATAGTTGTCGAAGCTATGACCCTCACTCAGGAGGCCACGGCTCGCAAAGCTTGCAAACGAGAAGGTTCCCCGAGAAAAACCACCACCTGGGAACAGCACAAACCTTGCTCCTAGAAAAGAATCAGTTCCACTAAGACAGCCAGGTACACGCTCTGCTCCGACACGGAGTGGTCTGTGAAGACCAGAGCCGTGCAAGCTCAGCCTCCTGTCACTGGTTCGCTGTTGGTGCTACGGCACGAAAGCAGGAAGAGAGGACACGGGAAAAGCATGGAAACCAAGTGGTAGTTCCCTGTGGCCAGGGGGCCAATCCCTAGTCATGTGAAGCACAGAGCTGCTGTATTCACCCAGATTCCGGGTAAGACACACTCAGGAATGTAGTTCCTGGTCAAACTGCTGTAAGCAGAGTGGCCCAAACAGGACAATCGGAAATGGATGGTGTTCCCGAGCCTGACTGTCCTTAGCACAGATGCGGGAATTCACATTCAGATTGGAATGTCCCATCTCTCAACGCTTCAGAGTTTGAAGGGTTTCAGATTTCAGAGCTTCTGGCTAGAGATGGTCAAACAGTAGATTGTGCAAATATTCCAAAATCCCAAACTGCCCTAGTTCAAAACACTTCTGACCCCAATCGTGTCAGGTAAGGAATATCCAACTCATGGCGGGTCCTGATCACCCCAATTCAGAACTACCCCTAAAGTGCCCACTACCTAGTATCTGGCCTCTAAGAAATACTATCTCAAAAGCTGTTCAAATCCAGAAGGCGGGATACTGGGCCCTGTCCTATTGGTACTGAGTACCGACTGAACAGCTACCATCCGGGAAGGCCTTGAGAACTCTAGGTCAACTGTGGGAAGGGGGAGACTGAAAACACAGGAGCAGACTTGAGCCTGTGGAGGCAGAGGTGAAAACCACTGGACCACCGAGAGACCCAGACCTAGTTAGTCATTGCTCTGCAGCTCACAGTGTTTTCCATAAAACAGTGCAATGGTGGGTAAGGCCTGGCCTTAGAGCTAACCAGGACAGGCCCTAGCAACTCACAGGTGCTACCCAGACCTGGGGCCAGGACACCTCAGGCCTGCCCACTGCTCCTGCAGTTCAACCAcgggagccagtgagccaggcctGGAGTGCAGGcctccccccccacctctccaTGCTCCTGGTCCCCTCTTTCTGATTCCAGTCACTGTCCCTTCCACCCTTCTCTGGGCTCCGCCATTCAATCTCCCTCCAATTCAGAAAGCTTCTCTGTGCACTCTAGAAAAGTCTAAGGAAATGTGTCTGGGGCCCAAACACAGAATCTCCAACCTTGGTCCAcagccacacacaccccacctcccATCCATTCTTTGCCTTTCCCCAGGGAAGgtctttgatttttgttgttgtttttttttttttcattctgattATCACCCACTATAATTTATGTCAACATAATCTTcaactgaataaaaaggaaaaatagtaaGTATATAGGCACACTGGAACTGCTTGTTCCggggaaaagggagaaaggaagccaTTCTAAACTCATATTCTAAAATTGAGTAAATGTCAAAAGTCCAAATTCCAAACACAGGAGTAGTTAACATGCAATAGAGTAAGAACAGGGCAGCCTTGCCACCACCCTCTGTTCCTGAGGCCCCAGAAGAGAAACTGgccaggagtggggaggggggggTACCGCTGCTCCAGGCCCAACTTCCAGGCTCCCCCTCGTTAGATCCCCACTTCTGGGTTTACTATATTAGGGTCACTGCTGAGGGTTTGCAGACAAGGTAAACAATGTCTGTCACCATCTAGGTAGACTTCAGCTGAAAGCCTGGGCGTGTGCTTTCACACCATCCCGTATCCTGAGGGGCAGTGGTCAGGGAAACCATGCAAGCCACAAGTCACTGTCCCCTGGGGGATGCCTGAGCTCTCCTGCAGGGCttcaaacaacttcagtaaaAGCAGAGTGGAGATGCTTTCCTAAATAATGACAGGCAGGCCTGTAGAGGGCCTGTGGAGATGCAAAAACTATCAACTAAATAACAGTAAAAACCTCAGAGCCAGGAGTCCTGACTGCAGGCCGGGGAGCCAGGGACACCATGATGCTCAGTGTGACTGAAGCCCAGGGGCAAAAGTGGTAAAGGGCTCCTACATGGTGTCACCCAAAGAGCAAGACAGCTCAATCTGCCTGGGGTGAAGGGAGACAAGGGACAGGGAAAAGGGGAGCAGGGAAGGGTAAAGGGGGGAAGGACGGAAAGGGGCAActaaagggaagggaagggggttcGGAGAAGGGTAAAGGGCTCCTTCTACACGTTAAAAAGAGCAAATCCACTTACAAACAAACCAAGATAAAAAACACCAAGAAAGCCTGGTTGAAAAAG is drawn from Rattus norvegicus strain BN/NHsdMcwi chromosome 6, GRCr8, whole genome shotgun sequence and contains these coding sequences:
- the LOC134479109 gene encoding histidine-rich glycoprotein-like isoform X1, encoding MKEIQNNQHSISGDKTGGHRYTLTHVDTPTQTHAFVHKHTDTHPDTPMHTLTHPDTPMHTLTHPCTHSHTQTHPCTLTHPDTPMHTLTHPDTPMHTLTHPDTPMHTLTHPDTPMHTHTPRHTHAHSHTQTHPCTHSHTQTHPCTHSHTQTHPCTLTHPCTLTHTHPCTHSHTQTHPCTLTHTPMHTHTHTHAHTHTPRHTHAHSHTQTHPCTHSHTQTHPCTLTHPDTPMHTHTHTHKRMHTHTHKRMHTLTHTHTPMHTDTQTHTHTHKRMHTLTHPDTPMHTHTHTHAHTHTPRHTHAHTHTHTHTPMHTHTHTHAHTHPDTPMHTHTQTHPCTHTHTNACTLTHTPRHTLTHPDTPMHTHTHTHTNACTHTHTNACTLTHPDTPMHTHTQTHTQQGKATQTPRRSHRDDGGT
- the LOC134479109 gene encoding histidine-rich glycoprotein-like isoform X2 encodes the protein MHTLTHPDTPMHTHTPRHTYAHTHTPRHTHAHTHTPRHTHAHTHTPRHTHAHSHTQTHPCTLTHPDTPMHTLTHPDTPMHTLTHPDTPMHTHTPMHTHTHTPMHTLTHPDTPMHTHTHTHAHSHTHPCTHSHTQTHPCTLTHPDTPMHTLTHPDTPMHTHTPRHTHAHSHTHTQTHAHTHTQTHAHTHTHTHTHAHRYSDTHTHTQTHAHTHTPRHTHAHSHTHPCTHSHTQTHPCTHSHTHSHTHAHSHTHPCTHTPRHTHAHTHPDTPMHTHTHKRMHTHTHTQAHTHTPRHTHAHSHTHTHKRMHTHTHKRMHTHTPRHTHAHTHTDTHTAGEGDTDSTEEPP